The proteins below come from a single Chitinophaga pinensis DSM 2588 genomic window:
- a CDS encoding iron-containing alcohol dehydrogenase, whose product MLNFEFRNPTKILFGKGQIANLAKEIPAGAKLLMLYGGGSIKQNGIYDQVKSALQGFDVLEFGGIPANPEYEVLLNALKVIKDEKINFMLAVGGGSVIDGVKFLSSAALYEGDNPWDILSQRIVTKKGLPFGTVLTLPATASEMNSGAVISRHETQEKFSMGGPGLFPQFSVLDPQVVASVPKRQIANGITDAFTHVMEQYMTYPIGALLQDRIAESIMQTLVEVAPKVVKDPSDYEAAANFMWSCTMALNGLIQKGVPTDWAVHAMGHELTALFGIDHARTLAIIAPSHYRYNFNGKKEKLAQYAERVWNITSGTTDEKAEAGIKATEDFFHSLDINTRLSEYTGDFKGTAQTISQKFIERGWNGIGERKDLTPSDVEKIVEMSY is encoded by the coding sequence ATGCTAAATTTTGAATTCAGGAACCCGACAAAAATCTTGTTTGGCAAAGGACAGATTGCCAACCTTGCAAAAGAAATTCCTGCCGGAGCAAAGTTATTGATGCTTTATGGTGGTGGCAGTATCAAACAGAATGGTATTTATGATCAGGTAAAATCGGCTTTACAGGGGTTCGATGTCCTGGAATTCGGTGGCATTCCCGCCAATCCGGAATATGAGGTGTTACTGAACGCGCTGAAGGTTATCAAAGATGAAAAGATCAACTTTATGCTGGCAGTAGGCGGAGGTTCCGTTATTGACGGCGTAAAATTCCTCTCTTCTGCCGCATTATATGAAGGGGATAATCCATGGGATATCCTTTCTCAAAGAATCGTGACCAAAAAAGGCCTGCCTTTTGGTACCGTGCTGACACTGCCAGCTACCGCATCAGAAATGAATTCAGGCGCTGTCATCAGCCGACATGAAACACAGGAGAAGTTCTCAATGGGTGGACCCGGACTATTCCCGCAGTTCTCCGTACTCGATCCACAGGTCGTTGCCTCTGTACCTAAACGCCAGATCGCCAATGGTATCACGGATGCTTTCACACATGTAATGGAACAATACATGACCTATCCTATCGGTGCATTACTACAGGATAGAATTGCCGAAAGTATCATGCAAACGCTGGTAGAAGTGGCGCCGAAGGTTGTCAAAGATCCATCTGACTATGAAGCAGCGGCCAACTTCATGTGGAGCTGTACCATGGCGCTGAATGGATTGATTCAGAAAGGGGTTCCTACGGATTGGGCCGTACATGCGATGGGACACGAATTAACAGCGCTGTTTGGCATCGATCATGCACGCACACTGGCCATTATTGCACCCTCCCATTACCGCTATAATTTCAATGGTAAAAAGGAAAAGCTGGCGCAATATGCGGAACGTGTATGGAATATCACCAGCGGTACAACAGATGAAAAAGCGGAAGCCGGCATCAAAGCAACAGAAGACTTCTTCCATTCCCTGGATATTAACACCAGACTGTCTGAATATACAGGCGATTTCAAAGGTACCGCACAGACGATCTCTCAGAAATTCATTGAGAGAGGCTGGAATGGTATCGGGGAAAGAAAAGACCTGACACCTTCAGATGTTGAGAAGATCGTAGAAATGAGCTATTAG
- a CDS encoding AraC family ligand binding domain-containing protein: protein MIRAIKLYTGEDGHSHFTIGSVTHRDVKEADSIMFNETAPRSTYDWHPAPTTQYVITLSGTLLFETYHGEQFTLRPGDVLIAMDTHGTGHKWELIDDQPWRRVYVTFKEGADINFVPDAQ from the coding sequence ATGATCAGAGCAATTAAGTTATACACCGGAGAAGACGGCCATTCACATTTTACGATTGGTTCTGTAACACACAGAGATGTGAAAGAAGCAGATTCCATTATGTTCAATGAAACGGCTCCCCGTTCTACCTATGACTGGCATCCTGCACCCACTACGCAATATGTCATTACTTTATCCGGCACACTGTTGTTTGAAACCTATCACGGAGAACAGTTTACACTGAGACCGGGAGATGTGCTGATTGCCATGGATACACACGGTACAGGTCATAAATGGGAACTGATAGATGATCAGCCCTGGAGACGTGTGTATGTCACTTTCAAAGAGGGGGCCGATATCAACTTCGTTCCTGACGCGCAATAA
- a CDS encoding carboxypeptidase-like regulatory domain-containing protein: MKKGITISIPTPCHESWQEMTPVEKGRFCSSCQKAVTDFTVMNDQQIIDFIKKHPGSHCGRFLPDQLNIPIQALSQTRRRFVPAAIFAGFTGLLALFSQQSKAADKDKHLTMQLPLTFTPDEYTKPVAADNDDSSYIIKGRTFIKDGSRKDTLMYATIRVKDTQIGALSDLHGLFRIQLPKTLFSGEVTLVIQAVGTETQQLIVQLDEKSLSKELVVVTQELATTGLMMIDKNGEPYHADKSLRARLRRLFSRR; the protein is encoded by the coding sequence ATGAAAAAAGGCATTACAATATCCATTCCCACTCCCTGTCATGAATCATGGCAGGAGATGACGCCAGTAGAAAAAGGACGTTTCTGTAGTAGTTGTCAGAAAGCGGTGACTGATTTTACAGTGATGAATGATCAGCAAATAATCGACTTCATAAAAAAGCATCCGGGCAGCCATTGTGGAAGATTCCTGCCGGATCAGCTAAACATCCCCATACAGGCATTATCACAGACGCGGCGAAGATTTGTACCTGCCGCTATTTTTGCTGGCTTTACGGGCTTATTAGCGTTGTTTAGTCAGCAGTCGAAAGCCGCTGATAAAGACAAGCATCTAACGATGCAATTACCACTTACTTTTACGCCTGATGAGTATACAAAACCAGTAGCGGCAGACAATGATGATTCTTCATATATTATCAAAGGCAGAACATTCATAAAAGATGGCAGCAGAAAAGATACACTGATGTATGCTACAATACGTGTGAAAGATACTCAGATAGGCGCCCTCTCAGATTTACATGGACTCTTCCGGATACAACTGCCTAAAACACTATTCTCCGGAGAAGTTACGCTCGTCATACAGGCTGTGGGAACAGAAACGCAGCAACTCATTGTACAGCTGGATGAAAAGTCGCTTTCAAAAGAACTGGTAGTAGTTACACAGGAGTTAGCGACCACCGGCTTGATGATGATCGATAAAAATGGTGAACCTTATCATGCTGATAAAAGTCTGCGGGCCCGCTTACGTCGCCTGTTCAGCCGCCGTTAA
- a CDS encoding carboxypeptidase-like regulatory domain-containing protein, translating into MRKTNPVTLSIPQACHESWQDMPPNEKGRFCQHCQKTVIDFTNMSDHEIARLVNRSKGQLCGRLHVSQLDREIYTTKKNTPWMKIAAMVSALTLTTPAVSAKAAAIATVQLNEKEDIIAKGDTTIVISGQVVDTTAARIPLPGVDIVLKGGKIRTITNETGAFMLHLPADIKKEDLLLVISFIGYQTQVLPISSAELQQNIVVTLVPEQFDGEGVVLGGVHSWRPSTVWQRFKYKIGSLFH; encoded by the coding sequence ATGAGGAAGACAAATCCGGTTACATTATCCATTCCACAAGCCTGTCATGAATCCTGGCAGGATATGCCCCCTAATGAAAAAGGAAGATTCTGTCAACACTGTCAGAAAACAGTAATTGACTTTACAAATATGAGTGATCATGAAATAGCCAGACTGGTGAACCGTTCAAAAGGGCAGCTCTGCGGACGACTTCATGTTTCACAACTTGACAGGGAAATCTATACCACTAAAAAAAATACACCGTGGATGAAAATTGCGGCGATGGTATCAGCGCTGACATTAACAACACCAGCGGTGAGCGCAAAAGCGGCAGCTATAGCAACAGTCCAGCTGAATGAAAAGGAAGATATCATTGCCAAGGGTGATACAACAATTGTTATTTCAGGTCAGGTAGTTGATACTACAGCAGCCCGTATACCATTACCAGGTGTAGATATTGTCCTGAAAGGTGGAAAGATAAGGACCATTACAAATGAGACTGGAGCATTCATGCTTCATCTACCCGCTGACATAAAGAAAGAAGACCTGCTGCTGGTAATTTCTTTCATTGGTTACCAAACACAGGTTTTGCCGATATCATCAGCTGAACTGCAACAAAATATCGTCGTTACCTTAGTACCGGAGCAATTTGATGGCGAAGGGGTAGTATTGGGCGGAGTTCATTCCTGGAGACCGTCTACTGTATGGCAAAGATTTAAATATAAGATAGGTTCTTTGTTCCATTAG
- a CDS encoding carboxypeptidase-like regulatory domain-containing protein, which produces MKHTAPFTLHIPKPCSENWNQMTPDEKGRFCQHCQEVVVDFSAMSDQEIAGYLSNTSGKTCGKFLPEQLNRGIGAPASNRKPVISIAAMLSALYLFLPEAKASLRPLTEQGTKPLADTSRKKEKPVQLISEINGTILDDENEVLPGATVIIKGTRTGTRTDADGHFHLRLPEPGATYLTLVITYVGFETKEVKVTRPHKNLRIRLDTRTMVLGEYAIVQEKSIWQHLADKVKMMLS; this is translated from the coding sequence ATGAAACATACAGCCCCTTTTACACTGCATATACCCAAACCCTGTTCTGAGAACTGGAACCAGATGACGCCTGACGAAAAAGGAAGGTTCTGTCAACATTGTCAGGAAGTTGTTGTTGATTTCTCTGCAATGAGCGACCAGGAAATAGCTGGATACTTGTCAAATACATCCGGAAAGACCTGCGGAAAATTCCTGCCGGAACAATTAAACAGGGGTATAGGTGCTCCTGCAAGCAACAGGAAGCCTGTTATTTCTATTGCCGCCATGCTATCTGCACTATATCTGTTCCTGCCGGAAGCGAAAGCTTCCCTTCGTCCATTGACAGAACAAGGCACAAAACCTTTAGCAGATACAAGTCGCAAAAAAGAAAAACCGGTACAGCTGATCAGTGAGATCAATGGTACTATTCTGGATGACGAAAATGAAGTATTGCCAGGTGCAACTGTAATAATAAAAGGGACAAGGACAGGAACGCGTACCGATGCTGACGGGCATTTTCACCTGCGCCTGCCGGAACCGGGAGCAACATATCTCACACTGGTCATTACATATGTTGGCTTTGAGACAAAAGAAGTAAAGGTTACACGCCCACATAAGAATCTACGTATCCGGTTAGATACAAGGACAATGGTATTGGGAGAATATGCTATTGTGCAGGAAAAATCTATCTGGCAGCACTTAGCCGACAAAGTAAAAATGATGCTGAGTTAA
- a CDS encoding alpha/beta hydrolase: MVRLVLIIIAFLVSLLSVFRAPTYHLWMLAIGVAEFAWVFITITFVLLVTGLYPGRFQLAGTLIGLTALLLYISPVIRAYFIARDLPAAMDKALDEHDEEGGRTTPFSFITMLTDYPQPKVAAKTYAYRTDNLASSFMDFYPAQQSGLRPCVIVVHGGSWSSGDSKQLPELNSYLAHAGYHVVSINYRLAPAFLCPAPVEDVYAAMDYLRAHASELQIDTDNFVLLGRSAGAQIALLAAYRQQVPGLKAVVDFYGPADMVWGYSLPANPLVMDSRKVLENYLGGTYGAVPGNYAASSPIEFADKHAVPTLIIHGARDPLVAYEHSTRLNKKLTDNGIKHFFLSLPWATHGFDYNLKGPGGQLSTYAIERFLHNVTQ, encoded by the coding sequence ATGGTCCGTTTAGTTCTCATCATCATCGCCTTCCTGGTTTCTTTGCTGTCTGTTTTCAGAGCGCCTACCTATCACCTTTGGATGCTGGCCATCGGCGTAGCTGAATTCGCCTGGGTCTTTATCACGATTACCTTCGTTTTGCTGGTGACCGGACTATATCCCGGCAGATTTCAGCTGGCAGGTACACTGATCGGACTCACCGCTTTACTGCTATACATATCGCCGGTTATAAGGGCGTATTTCATTGCCAGGGATCTTCCCGCCGCCATGGACAAAGCCCTGGATGAACATGATGAAGAAGGCGGCAGAACAACTCCCTTCAGCTTTATTACCATGCTGACCGACTATCCGCAGCCCAAGGTCGCAGCAAAGACATATGCCTACCGTACAGACAATCTGGCCTCCTCCTTTATGGACTTCTATCCCGCACAGCAATCCGGCCTCCGGCCCTGTGTCATCGTTGTACATGGGGGCTCCTGGAGTAGCGGAGACAGTAAGCAGCTACCGGAGCTGAACAGCTACCTGGCACATGCCGGCTACCACGTCGTTTCTATCAATTACAGACTGGCCCCGGCTTTCCTCTGCCCTGCCCCTGTTGAAGACGTATATGCGGCCATGGACTATCTGCGTGCACATGCCTCCGAACTTCAGATAGATACCGACAACTTCGTATTGTTAGGCCGTTCCGCAGGAGCGCAGATAGCCCTATTGGCAGCTTACCGGCAACAGGTGCCAGGTCTGAAAGCTGTGGTTGACTTTTATGGTCCGGCAGATATGGTATGGGGCTATTCCCTCCCTGCGAATCCCCTGGTGATGGACTCCCGTAAAGTGCTGGAAAACTACCTTGGCGGTACTTACGGCGCTGTACCGGGTAATTATGCTGCCAGTTCGCCGATCGAATTCGCAGATAAACATGCCGTCCCTACCCTCATCATCCATGGTGCAAGAGATCCCCTGGTGGCTTACGAGCACAGTACCCGGCTGAATAAGAAACTCACAGATAACGGTATTAAACATTTCTTCCTTTCACTGCCCTGGGCCACACATGGTTTTGACTATAACCTGAAAGGTCCCGGCGGACAACTATCCACCTATGCGATAGAGCGCTTTTTACATAACGTAACACAATAA
- a CDS encoding winged helix-turn-helix transcriptional regulator yields MAERKTNSSNYQNQSYLENKCPLNELLFTMSRRWTTDVLFCIEEGNNRFSGIREELAYITDHILSDRLKTLEKTGLITRHQFPGMPPKVTYALTEHGVELCNLLSKLCDFSSLIYEEKEEKEEKAVTA; encoded by the coding sequence ATGGCAGAAAGAAAAACCAATTCATCTAACTATCAGAACCAGTCTTACCTGGAGAACAAATGTCCGCTGAACGAGCTGCTGTTTACCATGAGCAGACGCTGGACTACAGACGTCCTTTTTTGCATAGAGGAAGGTAATAACCGTTTTTCAGGTATCCGGGAAGAGCTGGCTTATATTACGGATCATATTCTGTCTGACAGACTGAAAACATTGGAAAAAACAGGACTGATCACCCGTCACCAGTTTCCAGGTATGCCGCCTAAGGTAACTTATGCGTTAACGGAGCATGGCGTGGAGTTATGTAACCTGCTATCCAAGTTGTGCGACTTCTCCAGCCTGATATACGAAGAGAAAGAGGAGAAAGAAGAGAAAGCTGTCACCGCTTGA